TTTGAACCTGCTGATATCTTACAGGCAATATACCTCCTTCTCCAGCAAATGGTAGACGAGAAAGCTGAAACAATAAACGGCTATACACGCCTTGTGCACGAAGATGGCAATATAAAGGCAAAAGAGATTATAGGTAAATATTTTGAACCAATAGATGCTTACTGGCGAGGGTTCGGGCTTATTCCAGAAAGTGGCCTCAAGCTTAAGACAGTTTACTCTGACTATGATGCTGACGAAAGGTTCCCCGTGAAGGTTCCTGAATCTCTGCCACCAGAAGGCTGCTCATGCGGAGAGGTGTTAAGGGGCAAACTTACACCCGGTGAATGCCCTTTGTTTGCCTCAATATGCACCCCTTCCGAGCCTGTAGGCCCGTGCATGGTTTCAACTGAGGGCGCATGTGCTGCATACTACAACTACAGTGATTAGCAATTGGTGAATGGTGAATAGTTAAATAATGAGGTCAAAAGATGGATTTTAAAAAAACCAAAGATGTGATACTTCTTGCCCATGGTGATGGTGGATTGCTTACCCACCAACTCCTGAAAAAATATTTTTTACCCCATTTCAATAACAAGTTGCTTGAACCCTTAACCGATGCGGCTTTCTTTCCAGTCAAACCGGGGCAAATAGCAATAACCACTGATTCTTTTGTTGTTGACCCAATATTCTTTCCCGGGGGGGATATTGGCAGGCTGTCTGTCTGTGGTACGATCAATGATTTAGCGGTGAGCGGGGCTAAACCTCTTTATCTCACAGCTTCTTTCATCATTGAAGAGGGGTTGCAGGTTGCTGTTTTAGAACAGATCATTGTTTCTATGGCAGAAACCTGCCGTGAGGCTGGTGTGGCAATCATCGCAGGAGATACCAAGGTGGTTGGACGGGGACAGGCAGATAAAATTTATATTACCACTACAGGTGTAGGCTACGTGCTCCCTGAAGCAAATCTGGGATACAACCGTATCGAACCTGGCGACTTCATTATTGTGAACGGTCCTGTTGGTAACCATGGTCTTTCAATACTTCTTGAAAGAGAATCCTTTAATTTTGACACTAAGGTGTTGAGCGATTGTGCTCCCCTCCACACTATCACAGAAAAGCTCTTAAGGCAATTTAAGGGCATTAAGTTTATGCGTGATCTGACAAGAGGTGGCCTTGCAACAAATGCAAAGGAGATTGCCTTAGCTTCAGGTAAAGACATCTGGCTCAACGAAGCTTGCATCCCTGTAGAGGAAAATGTGAAGGGGGTTACCGAGATACTTGGTCTTGACCCTCTATATCTTGCAAATGAAGGTAAATTTCTTGCTATCGTTTCAGAAAAAGAAGCAGATGATATGTTGATATACTTAAAAAAAGGGTTATTTCTCCATGAATCTTGTATAATTGGTAATATTAAGGACGGGAAAGGGAATGTCTACTTAAAGACAGGGTTAGGGGGGACAAGAAGGTTGAATATGCTCACCGGTACTCCATTACCAAGGATCTGCTAAGGGAGGTTGTCAAAGTGTCGCAAGAATTAATAATCCTTACAGTTACTGCCGCTTCTATAGGTTTTTTTCACACCTTATTTGGACCTGACCACTATCTACCATTTATTGTAATCGCCAAGGCAAGGAAATGGTCATTGATTAAAACAACCTTTATAACTACTCTCTGCGGTATTGGTCATATAGGGAGTTCTGTTTTATTAGGTATCGTGGGCATTGCCCTGGGTATCGCTGTCACAAAATTAGAGGCCTTAGAATCATTTCGGGGTAACCTTGCAGCATGGGGTCTCATTGCCTTTGGGCTGATGTATTTCGTCTGGGGATTGCGGAGGGCCTTAAGGAATCGACCGCACAAACATCCACATTTCCATCAAGATGGAGATAATCACGTTCATGAACACATACATACCGAGGAACACGTTCATGTTCATAGCAGTGAAGGTGCTATAAATATTACACCCTGGATTCTCTTTACAATTTTTGTTTTCGGTCCCTGCGAGCCATTAATCCCCATATTGATGTATCCAGCGGCAAAAAGTAGCCTCTTAGGCCTTATACTTGTAACCAGCGTATTCGGGGGAGTAACAATCATGACCATGCTCGGTATTGTCTTGATTTCAAGTCTTGGTATAAATATTCTTCCCATGGAACGATTGGAACGATACAACCATGCCCTTGCTGGTGCAACAATATTTCTTTGCGGGATAGCGATCCAATTTCTTGGATTGTGAAATTTCCCTAACCTTCACTCTGGCTTTATGCCTTTTCCATATAGTATCGCTATGGAATTAACCCTTTCATAAAACATTTGAAGGTTTTTCAATCCTGTGTTATTCTGCAAAAGCAGGCTTTATTTTATTCCCTAATATAAAATAGGAGGTACTTATGTCAACTATATACGATGTCTTTGCAAGAGAAGTGCTCGATAGCAGGGGAAATCCAACGGTTGAGGTTGACGTTGCGCTGGAGAGCGGGTATATGGGACGGGCAATTGTTCCCTCTGGTGCATCTACTGGAGAAAGAGAAGCCCTTGAACTAAGAGATGGTGATAAAAAAAGGTATAAAGGCAAGGGCGTGCTCAAAGCAGTTGATAATGTGAATAACATTATAGCCCCTAAAATTGAAGGTCTCGATGCAATAGACCAGGCATACATTGATAACCTCCTGATAGAAATTGACGGAACAGAAAATAAGAGCAATCTCGGTGCAAATGCGCTCCTCGGTGTTTCAATGGCAGTTGCAAGGGCAGCATCAGAGTATGTAGCCCTGCCACTATATCAGTATATAGGTGGTATAAGGGCAAGGGAGCTGCCGGTTCCCATGATGAATGTGATAAACGGCGGTGCCCATGCCCAAAACACCCTCGATGTCCAGGAATTTATGATAGTGCCTGCTGGAGCAGACTGCTTTAAAGAAGCGATAAGAATGGGGGTAGAAGTATTCCATACATTGAAGGGGGTCTTGAAAGACAAGGGTCACACAACAGGCGTGGGCGATGAAGGTGGTTTTGCCCCCCAGATAGCTACAACAAAGGAAGTCCTTGATACCTTAATGACAGCCATAGAAAAGGCAGGATATAAGCCCGGAAAGGATATTTTCTTAGCCTTAGATGTTGCTGCAAGTGAACTTTATAAAAAAGGTAAATATCATATTGATAAAAATACGTGGGATAGTGACAAGCTTATCGGTTTCTACGAATCACTCATGAGTAAATATCCTATTGTCTCTATAGAGGACGGGCTTGCCCAGAACGACTGGAAGGGCTGGAAAAAATTCACCGACCGGTGCGCTTCAAAGATCCAGATCGTCGGCGATGACATTTTTGTTACTAACCCGAAAATCTTTATG
The Pseudomonadota bacterium genome window above contains:
- the hypE gene encoding hydrogenase expression/formation protein HypE; protein product: MDFKKTKDVILLAHGDGGLLTHQLLKKYFLPHFNNKLLEPLTDAAFFPVKPGQIAITTDSFVVDPIFFPGGDIGRLSVCGTINDLAVSGAKPLYLTASFIIEEGLQVAVLEQIIVSMAETCREAGVAIIAGDTKVVGRGQADKIYITTTGVGYVLPEANLGYNRIEPGDFIIVNGPVGNHGLSILLERESFNFDTKVLSDCAPLHTITEKLLRQFKGIKFMRDLTRGGLATNAKEIALASGKDIWLNEACIPVEENVKGVTEILGLDPLYLANEGKFLAIVSEKEADDMLIYLKKGLFLHESCIIGNIKDGKGNVYLKTGLGGTRRLNMLTGTPLPRIC
- a CDS encoding sulfite exporter TauE/SafE family protein, with the protein product MSQELIILTVTAASIGFFHTLFGPDHYLPFIVIAKARKWSLIKTTFITTLCGIGHIGSSVLLGIVGIALGIAVTKLEALESFRGNLAAWGLIAFGLMYFVWGLRRALRNRPHKHPHFHQDGDNHVHEHIHTEEHVHVHSSEGAINITPWILFTIFVFGPCEPLIPILMYPAAKSSLLGLILVTSVFGGVTIMTMLGIVLISSLGINILPMERLERYNHALAGATIFLCGIAIQFLGL
- the eno gene encoding phosphopyruvate hydratase, translating into MSTIYDVFAREVLDSRGNPTVEVDVALESGYMGRAIVPSGASTGEREALELRDGDKKRYKGKGVLKAVDNVNNIIAPKIEGLDAIDQAYIDNLLIEIDGTENKSNLGANALLGVSMAVARAASEYVALPLYQYIGGIRARELPVPMMNVINGGAHAQNTLDVQEFMIVPAGADCFKEAIRMGVEVFHTLKGVLKDKGHTTGVGDEGGFAPQIATTKEVLDTLMTAIEKAGYKPGKDIFLALDVAASELYKKGKYHIDKNTWDSDKLIGFYESLMSKYPIVSIEDGLAQNDWKGWKKFTDRCASKIQIVGDDIFVTNPKIFMEGIKKGIANSILIKLNQIGTLTETLTTIEIAKRAGYTCVISHRSGETEDTFIADLAVATNVGQIKTGSASRSERIAKYNQLMRIEEELGDLAIFGGRDVFYSIR